The sequence taaaaaaaatttatttggctacatcgtCTTAGTTGCCACACGTGGGATCTTTTCTGTGTCATGCGGGGtctttcattgcagtgtgcaggctccagagcatgtggactcagttgcagtgcttgggcttagttgccccaagtcatatgggatctaagttccctgaccaaggatcgaacctgcatcccctgcattgctaggtggattcttagccaccggacccccagggaagtccctctgtacCCTTTGAGTTATGGCGTCCAAGAGCCATTGCTTTACCCCAGCCATGTGAAGCTCTGATGATGGATTGATTGGCACTAACAGGGAGAGATGCCTGGGTGGGAAATGGACTCAATAGCTTCTTTGCTTCTGTGCCTGTGGTCCTGTCTGTCACTCTGGGGGATGCCCCTGGACCCTGGAGGCACTGATGGAAGTGAGAGACTTATGTCCTGGTGGGGTACTCGGAGCGAGATGCAGTGGTAGGAGATGAGATTGGACAGGCATGTAGGGGCCTCAAGTCGCAGGCCAAGGAGATTGGACATTTTCTTGTTAGTATCTAGGAGCTCTGGGTGTTTCTTCATGGGTGACAAGGGGTGAGGGGTGGAGATAACAAACAAGGGGCCGTCAGGGGGACCATCTGCTGAGCTGACAAGGCACATCTGGGGGACCATCCCCCTGGCCCACCATGCAGTGCTCTGAGTCTGAGTTCTCTACAGAGCAGAGTGAGTAGGCACACGCTGGTCTTTGAGCCTGTGGCTGCGGGTGTCCCTAGGTAGGACCGTCCTCCTCTGAGCCTCATATATGTCTCCCCCGTGTGTATGGGTGGGCCTTACTCAGCTCTGCTGCTTCTAGCTGTGTGTCCTCAGGAAAATctctcaccctctctgagccttactCGTATCTACAGAAGAGCCTCAAGACACCTTCATTCCTGAGGGGTGGTGAAGACTTGAGTTCCGGCCTCTGAGCAGAGCTTGGAGAGCGAAGAGCCACACAAACACAGCTTCTCCCATTGGTAGTCCTGCTTGGAAGCCAGAGTCAGGACCCTACCCAGGGCAGGGGAACTGTTGCCTCCCTTCTGAAAGCCGAGTAAATAAAACATCATACAGCCAGTCCTAAAGCCAAAGGACAGGTCTTGTGCCCCAAATGGATTTCCTAAATCCTCACTTGGGAGTCAGTTTTTCCTGGATGCAGTCACAACAGTCAAGGGTCTGAAGGCAGATGGGGGGACCCTGGTTTACCTCCAGCTAGTTCCCTGTCTGGCGCCATCCCCAGCACACAGCAGGTCCTCattaacctggagaaggaaatggccacccactccagtattcttgcctgaaaatccccatggacagaggagcctggtggtcacagagagtccatggggtcacagagagttggacacaacttagcgactaagcagcaaCTTCTTAATAGTTACAAGTAGTAAccatggaggcttccctggtggctcagatggtaaagaatctggctgcaatgccaggttcaatccctgggtcaggaagatcccctggagaagggaatggcaacccactccagtatccttgcctggagaatcccatggacggaggagcctggcgggctacatggAAAGGGGAAGCCCCACCCGAGCCCTCCTCACTGCCCCCTTACTTCTCACCCCTCTGTCCTGGAAGACCAGCTGGGTGGGGCTGGCGGCTCCCCGCCTCGGTGCACAGGCCTCCACGGGTGTCCTGATTCCTGCCCTAGAGAGTGAGGAGGAATACAGCGATGACGACGACATGAGCTGGAAGGTGCGCCGGGCAGCGGCCAAGTGCCTGGCAGCCCTGATTGACTCTCGGCCCGACCTGCTGCCTGACTTCCACTGCGCCCTGGCGCCTGCGCTCATCCACCGCTTCAAGGAGCGGGAGGAGAACGTCAAGGCCGACGTGTTTGGGGCTTACATCGTGCTTCTGCGGCAGACGCGGCCCCCAAAGGGGTGGCTGGAGGTCATGGAGGAGCCCACCCAGACCAGCAGCAACCTCCAGATGCTGCGAGGACAGGTgtgcctgcctgcccctccccctcaccccccacctcaCAGCCCTCCTTCCGCCCATTGCCCCCCACCTCTTCACTCGCGGAAGTGTGtgtattgagcacctgctgtgtgcctggcCTTTTGTATGAAGTGCCTGGACCGCACAGTCTCGGGCAGATAGCCAGTAGCACAAGTAGGATTCCAGGCCGCAGAAAGGGGGTTCAGTTTTATTCTAAGAGGGTAGAAGCCACAGGAGGGGGAATATGGTATCCCATTCATATTTGAAAAGGTTCACTCTGGCTGCCGTGTGGGAAATGGATTGTGATGGGCTGGAGGCCACTGCAGCCGTGTAGGTGAAAGGCAGGAGGTTGGACTTGAGAggtagtttttttccttttttaaaatatttatttagctatttatttggctccactgggtcttagttgtggcatgcagaatctttagttgtggcaactcttagttgcagcatgtgggatctagttccctgacgagggattgaaccctggggcccctgcactgggggcgcagagtcttaggcactggatcatcagggaagccccgagatGTAGTTTTTTGGGTTTGCAGATGGATGTGGAAGGCGAGGGGCTGGGAGATGTCATGTGACTTCTGGGCTCTGGCTAGAGCATGAAGTACAGTCCCCAAGATGGTGGAGCGGGGAATGAGTGGAGTTCTGTTCTGGACATTTATTCTATTCAAAGGCCTCATTGGATGCCCGAGTTGAGATGTCAGGTGGGCGGGTAGCACACAAGTCTGGTATCAGATGTAGATATGGGAGTCATTGCTTCCCTGGGATCCAAACCTCGGGAGTGGGGGAGCTCATCAGGGAGGGAATCCAGCTGGGGAAGCGAGAGGGGCCCCCAGTCTGGTGACCTTGAGCTGCTCACTTCAGCTCTGTTCCTGTTTCCCAGGTGTCAGGTGGGCTCAGGACTCGTGCCCGCCTCAGAGGGCGAGTGTGGAGTGAGGTGTCTGGCACAGAGCGAGTGATGGGGAGCTCAGCGTGGAATGAGCCCCTCCACATGCTGGGGGGTCCCTCCTTGTCAGCTGCCTGGGCAGAGCCCCCCAGTAGTGGGTGGGGTATGTGGGTTCCTGGGTGGTCACTGGCCTCCTCCTCGCCCCCGACTTGCCCACAGGTGCCTCTTGTGATGAAGGCCCTGCAGCGGCAGCTGAAAGACCGGAGTGCCAGGGCCCGCCAGGGCTGCTTCAGCCTCCTCACCGAGCTGGCGGGCGTCCTCCCGGGCAGCCTGGCGGAGCACATGCCCGTGCTGGTAGCAGGTAGGGTGCCCTGGAACCTGGGGTCTGCTCTTCCGGGCTTCTCCCCgaacccagcccccagccctcgcTCCCTGCCGGTACCACCGTTCAACAACCTACAGCGACTCCCCACTGCCAGCAGTGAGTACAGGGCTGGGGTGCAGGCCCTCTGTCCTGTTTTCGTGTAAGTTTCCTGGCCTGTATCCTCAGCCCTGGCCCCGGCCAAGCCCTGACCTCTCAGAACCCAGGTGCCTGGGTCCAGCTCAGACGCCTGCGGGTCCTCCACCCCTGCATCCAGGGAGGGCTGAGTTGGGTCAGGGTGCGTGTCCTGGTAACCTGGGCACCCACCCCACAGGCATCGTCTTCTCGCTGGCGGACCGCTCCAGCTCCTCCACCATCCGGATGGACGCCCTGGCCTTCCTGCAGGGGCTGCTGGGCACAGAGCCGGCCGAGGCCTTCCAGCCCCACCTGCCCACTCTCCTGCCACCAGTGATGGCCTGCGTGGCCGACCCTTTCTACAAGATCGCAGCAGAGGCCCTGCTGgtgctccaggagctggtgagggCACTGTGGCCACTGGATGCGCCTCGGAAGTTGGACCCCGAGCCCTATGTTGGAGAGATGTCTGCGGCCACCCTGGCCCGGCTTCGGGCCACCGACCTGGACCAGGAGGTGAAGGAGCGGGCCATCTCCTGCATGGGCCACCTCGTGGGTCACCTGGGCGACCGACTCGGGGACGACCTGGAGCCGTCGCTCTTGCTCCTCCTGGACCGCCTGAGGAACGAAATCACGCGGCTCTCGGCTGTCAAGGCCCTGACGCTGGTGGCCACGTCCCCGCTGCGGATCAACCTGCAGCCCATCCTGGCCGAGGCACTGCCCATCCTGGCCTCCTTCCTGCGCAAGAACCAGCGGGCGCTGCGGCTGGCCACGCTGGCGGCCCTGGCCGCGCTGGCCCAGAGCCAGGGCCCCGGTCTCCCGCCGTCTGCCGTGCGGGCCGTGCTGGCCGAGCTGCCCGCCCTGGTCAGCGAGAGCGACATGCACGTGGCCCAGCTGGCCGTGGACTTCCTTGCTACTGTGACCCGTGCCCAGCCGGCCTCCATGGCCGAGGTCAGTGGCCCCGTGCTGGCCGAGCTGCTGCGTTTGCTGCGCTCACCCCTGTTGCCGGCCGGGGTGCTGGCGGCCACCGAAGGCTTCCTGCAGGCCCTGGTGGGGACCCGGCCGCCATGCGTGGACTATGCCAAGCTCATCGGCCTGCTCACCGCACCCGTGTACGAGCAGGCGGCGGACGGCGGGCCCGGCCTGCACAAGCAGGTGTTCCACTCGCTGGCCCGCTGCGTGGCGGCCCTTGCCGCGGCCTGTCCCCAGGAGGCGGCGGGCACGGCCAACCGCCTGGTCGGCGATGCCAGGTCGCCCAGCTCGAGCCCCGGGGTCAAGGTCCTGGCGTTCCTGTCGCTGGCCGAGGTGGGCCAGGTGGCCGGTCCGGGCCCACAGCGGGAGCTGAAGGCGGTGCTCCTGGAAGCCCTGGGCTCTCCCAGTGAGGACGTGAGGGCGGCCGCCTCCTACGCGCTGGGCCGCGTGGGCGCGGGGAACCTGCCCGACTTCCTGCCCTTCCTGCTGGGGCAGATGGAGGCCGAGCCCCGGAGGCAGTACCTGCTGCTGCACTCGCTGCGGGAGGCCCTGGGGGCCGCCCAGCCCGACAGCCTGAAGCCCTACGCCGAGGACATCTGGGCTCTGCTGTTCCAGCGCTGCGAGGGCGCCGAGGAGGGCACCCGGGGGGTGGTGGCCGAGTGCATCGGGAAGCTCGTCCTCGTAaacccttccttcctcctgccccGGTTCCGGAAGCAACTCGCTGCAGGTAGGGGCCTGGGGATGGGCAGAGGCAGCCCAGATCAGAAGTGGGCAGTGTGCCCAGGAGGTCCACACCGGGTGAGCTCGTGTAGGTGATGGGGGTCTGAGCGTCATGGTGTTGATAAGACTCACCCGTTAAAATCAGTGTTTCCTGAGACTCAGGGGGACCCTCTGGGACAGAGGAGACACAATCCTTGACGTGTCCTTCCAACAAGTAAACTTCTCAAGATGCCACTGGGTGTTGTCAGCGGCCACGTGCCCCGGGCGAAGGTTGGTAAAGGTGGTTCTCTGAGGGGCCAGAGACGGCAGGGTGCAGAATGCAGCTCACTTGGGCTGGCACGGACCAGTAGCAAGTGTAAACGTGGACTCGGAGTGGATGCCAGGCCCCGTGGCCCGGAGAGGGCCAGGGACAGGGTCAGGAGGGCAGGTGTCATGTCGTGGGGTCAGAGCGCGTCAGGATGTTCCGCAGCTCATGGAGGAAGAAGGCAAGCACGTGGATGGTAGGCTATGGGGCAGATCAAAGCCCCTGGGAATGAAAGGCCTCTGGGCCCAGAGCTGGTCTGCTGGTCTCCAGATGGTCTCTGGTGGGTTGGTTGACATAATGCAGGCAGAGTGCTTGGTCTGGTGGGTGGTACCTAATTTGTACTGTTAGTATCTGCTGTCGTTGCTGTGTTAGTGGTTCCAGTTAGGCCCTTACTGGGTGGCTGGTGTAGAAGCTGCAGCTCTGGCCCTCAACTGCTGTGTAGACAGGACGAGCACGTTGAGGACATCGCCTGTTACACCCACAGGGCTCTTCACGAGAAACCTTGGGAGGCCAGGGTCTCGGGATGCGGggcaatttctttccttttttttaaaaaaaatgtatttatttttggccatactgGTGTTTGTTGGAGTGCATGGACTTTGACTAGTTGCGGtggggcttagttgcttctcggcatgcgggatcttcccggaccagggattgaacccatgtgccctgcattgcacGGTgggtttttaaccactggaccaccagggaagtctgagccCTGCCTTTTCATAACTCAGATTTGCTTGGGCCTCACGCCCACTGTTGAACCAGCTAACCGGCCACATTTCCTTTTTACTGCCGGCTGTGGGACACTTCGAGCCAGATCAGCCGCCTGGTACCAGCAAGTTCATGGGACTGCCTGTCTCTGCACGCCCCTCACTCTGGTCTCCATCTCACTTTGCCCTTGGCCTCATTTTTCTTAATTCACTTAATCCTATTCTACGTGTATTATCTTCACCAGCTACCCTGAATCTTCTTAGGAGCCAGTCAGggtggaaagagaaagagggaaaaagctgCAAGTCTGAAGTCCGTAACTCACTCCCTCATACCCATGCATCAACTTGTAAACTTTGTCTTGAACTAAAGTCTGTGGGTGGAAACAGCCTTAACCCATTCAGTGCTATGCACTAgagaggtgggaggtggagaggagagagagatggcCAATTAATTTCCTCCACCTTGATGGGAAGtgtatttccttccctttctgcagCTTCTTTATTCAGACAACgagcagaaaagcaaaattaagCAATTTTAGCCCATCTGAAGTACAACTGCTCTCTCCTTGGAAAATGCAGGTTACAGGGGGGTCCAGAGAGAGCTCAGAAGCAGCTGGTGAATTCTggacttgctgtgtgacctttgatCTGATTTTAACCTTGCTGGTCTctctttccacatctgtaaagtggagattaacaataatttttgaaatcattttaactAATATTATTATCAACCAATGACAAGGATTAATTGAGATCATATGTctaaaaaaatatctgaaaaacagAACGCAGCTCCAAGGCCTGGGCAGAGGTCTTTTTTCAGGTTGAGCCCCGTCTTGGGTTCTCGTTCTTGATTCGTGTCCTCGGGGTGGCTGCTTGAGAACCGGCAGTTGTACTGTCTCAGCTGCAGGTGGAATTCAGGAGGGATTGCAGGCTGCCAAGGAAAGTGGTAATGACTTCCTCGAAGATGGATGTGTGGGGTTGCGTGGGAAGAGGTTCCGATCCTGTCTCCCACGGAGGCGAGGGGAAGCTTGGCGTCCCCCAGCCCGGGGGTGTCCGGGACCTGCTGTGCCCCCGCCAATGCCACCCCTCCCGTCCTGCAGGTCGGCCACACACCCGCTGCACGGTCATCACAGCAGTTAAGTACCTCATCTCCGACCAGCCCCACCCCGTCGATCCCCTCCTGAAGACCTTCATCGGTGAgcaccccctccctctgcccacttTGGTCCTCTCCACCCTGTTCTTGctcttgatttttcttcctttttttttttaatattttattggagtgtagttgatttacaacgttgtgttactTTCGGgtgtacaacgaagtgaatcagttatacatacacataaatccACTCTTTTTTCCATatgggtcattacagagtattgagtagagttccctatgctattcaGCAGGTTCttaatagttttctattttatgtgtagtacTGCGTATATGTCAATGAATCTCCCGGTTtattcctctccctcttccttcttggtaaccatgtttgttttcaacATCCAtaggtctgtttctgttctgtaaataagtttatttgtatcacttttaaaaactagattccacatatgagagatattatatttgtctttccatGACTTACC is a genomic window of Cervus canadensis isolate Bull #8, Minnesota chromosome 22, ASM1932006v1, whole genome shotgun sequence containing:
- the CAND2 gene encoding cullin-associated NEDD8-dissociated protein 2 is translated as MSTAAFHISSLLEKMTSSDKDFRFMATSDLMSELQKDSIQLDEDSERKVVKMLLRLLEDKNGEVQNLAVKCLGPLVGKVKEYQVETIVDALCANMRSDKEQLRDIAGIGLKTVLSELPAAATGSSLASNVCRKITGQLTSAIAQQEDVAVQLEALDILSDMLSRLGAPLGAFHASLLHCLLPQLSSPRLAVRKRAVGALGHLAAACSTDLFVELADHLLDRLPGPRAPASPAAIRTLIQCLGSIGRQAGHRLGAHLDRLVPLVEEFCNLDDDELRESCLQAFEAFLRKCPKEMGPHVPNVTSLCLQYVKHDPNYNYDSDEDEEQMETEDSEFSEQESEEEYSDDDDMSWKVRRAAAKCLAALIDSRPDLLPDFHCALAPALIHRFKEREENVKADVFGAYIVLLRQTRPPKGWLEVMEEPTQTSSNLQMLRGQVPLVMKALQRQLKDRSARARQGCFSLLTELAGVLPGSLAEHMPVLVAGIVFSLADRSSSSTIRMDALAFLQGLLGTEPAEAFQPHLPTLLPPVMACVADPFYKIAAEALLVLQELVRALWPLDAPRKLDPEPYVGEMSAATLARLRATDLDQEVKERAISCMGHLVGHLGDRLGDDLEPSLLLLLDRLRNEITRLSAVKALTLVATSPLRINLQPILAEALPILASFLRKNQRALRLATLAALAALAQSQGPGLPPSAVRAVLAELPALVSESDMHVAQLAVDFLATVTRAQPASMAEVSGPVLAELLRLLRSPLLPAGVLAATEGFLQALVGTRPPCVDYAKLIGLLTAPVYEQAADGGPGLHKQVFHSLARCVAALAAACPQEAAGTANRLVGDARSPSSSPGVKVLAFLSLAEVGQVAGPGPQRELKAVLLEALGSPSEDVRAAASYALGRVGAGNLPDFLPFLLGQMEAEPRRQYLLLHSLREALGAAQPDSLKPYAEDIWALLFQRCEGAEEGTRGVVAECIGKLVLVNPSFLLPRFRKQLAAGRPHTRCTVITAVKYLISDQPHPVDPLLKTFIGEFMESLQDPDLNVRRATLAFFNSAVHNKPSLVRDLLDDILPFLYQETKIRRDLIREVEMGPFKHTVDDGLDVRKAAFECMYSLLESCLGQLDVCEFLNHLEDGLKDHYDIRMLTFIMLARLATLCPVPVLQRVDRLIEPLRATCTAKVKAGSVKQEFEKQDELKRSAMRAVAALLTIPEVGKSPIMADFSSQIRSNPELAALFESIQKDSISAPSTDSMELS